One genomic segment of Polyangiaceae bacterium includes these proteins:
- a CDS encoding adenylate/guanylate cyclase domain-containing protein: MARLLLATPEGQQVVELRAFNTLGRHPSNTIQLLDKIVSKEHCIVELRGAEYVLRDLGSLNGTYINGERVNGEKGLRHGDDISLGSTRARFDDGSGRPVAPPPPAGASAEPPAWQPGVAPPQSLQRPVSAPPSTVAAGPQHAPFAMPPTAAPPAAAPYETAQAAPTRTPTLDDPEGAGITPINSTRVDVSDQSRAIGTQIAATQKGFLPYDQIATNPAQISADYERLRLSHELSREIAMERDLRTLLDKILMTIFKFVRADRGVIFLRDAANELVPGASLRRDGSETPITVSSTIMDHVMRERATVLTHDAAMDFASSKGKSMILNRISSAIVAPLLHDEEILGVIWLDSETLAQFQPKDMEIVTAIAAQAAMFIEINILGKKIEQEIVNRERFSRLLSPNVAARVLSGELDVKKGGQLVQECTIFNSDIRGFTRMSEGANPEGIVEMLNEYFEHMVETVFKFEGTLDKFMGDGIMALWGAPVRHPDDALRAVSCAIEQMEVLGRFNRKRMEDDTPPLAIGIGIHTGPVVAGYIGSSRALSYTVIGDTANTSARLCGVATPGQILVSEHTLDQVRAHFTFEELPPTPLKGKEKPFRLFNIVGSAASAQVPASLESST; the protein is encoded by the coding sequence TCAGCAGGTTGTCGAGCTTCGTGCGTTCAACACCCTGGGACGCCATCCGAGCAACACGATCCAGCTTCTCGACAAGATCGTGTCGAAGGAGCACTGCATCGTGGAGCTGCGGGGTGCCGAGTACGTGCTCCGTGACTTGGGCAGCCTCAACGGAACCTACATCAACGGTGAACGCGTCAACGGCGAAAAGGGACTGCGCCATGGCGACGACATCTCCCTGGGCAGCACCCGGGCACGGTTCGACGACGGTAGCGGCCGGCCCGTTGCGCCGCCACCGCCGGCCGGCGCCAGCGCCGAGCCCCCTGCGTGGCAGCCGGGAGTGGCTCCTCCGCAATCCCTGCAGCGTCCCGTCAGCGCGCCGCCGTCGACGGTGGCCGCCGGCCCCCAGCACGCGCCCTTTGCCATGCCCCCCACGGCGGCGCCCCCAGCGGCGGCGCCCTACGAGACGGCGCAGGCCGCGCCTACTCGCACCCCCACCCTCGACGATCCCGAAGGCGCGGGGATCACACCGATCAACTCCACGCGGGTGGACGTCAGCGATCAATCCCGCGCCATCGGCACTCAGATCGCCGCGACGCAGAAGGGGTTCCTTCCCTACGACCAGATCGCCACCAATCCGGCGCAGATCTCAGCGGACTACGAGCGGCTTCGCCTCTCCCACGAGCTGTCGCGCGAGATCGCGATGGAGCGGGATCTGCGCACCCTGCTCGACAAGATCTTGATGACGATCTTCAAGTTCGTGCGCGCGGACCGCGGGGTGATTTTCCTGCGGGATGCGGCGAACGAGCTGGTTCCGGGCGCGAGCCTGCGCCGCGATGGTAGCGAAACCCCGATCACTGTGTCTTCCACCATCATGGACCACGTGATGCGGGAGCGCGCGACGGTGCTGACCCACGACGCAGCGATGGACTTCGCGTCCTCCAAGGGCAAGAGCATGATCCTGAACCGGATCAGCTCGGCCATCGTGGCGCCCCTTCTGCACGACGAAGAGATCCTGGGCGTGATCTGGCTGGACAGCGAGACCCTGGCCCAGTTCCAACCCAAGGACATGGAGATCGTGACGGCCATCGCCGCACAGGCCGCCATGTTCATCGAGATCAACATCTTGGGGAAGAAGATCGAGCAGGAGATCGTCAACCGCGAGCGCTTCAGCCGCTTGCTGTCCCCCAACGTGGCAGCGCGAGTATTGAGCGGCGAGCTGGACGTGAAGAAGGGCGGACAGCTGGTGCAGGAGTGCACCATCTTCAACTCCGACATCCGCGGCTTCACGCGCATGAGCGAGGGCGCCAACCCGGAGGGCATCGTCGAGATGCTCAACGAGTACTTCGAGCACATGGTCGAGACCGTGTTCAAGTTCGAAGGCACCCTCGACAAGTTCATGGGAGACGGCATCATGGCGCTATGGGGCGCCCCGGTACGGCATCCGGACGATGCCCTTCGTGCCGTCAGCTGCGCCATCGAGCAGATGGAGGTGCTCGGTCGCTTCAACCGCAAGCGCATGGAGGACGACACCCCTCCCTTGGCCATCGGCATCGGCATCCACACGGGGCCGGTGGTTGCGGGCTACATCGGCAGTTCTCGCGCGCTTTCCTATACGGTGATCGGCGACACGGCCAACACGAGCGCGCGCCTCTGTGGGGTCGCGACTCCCGGACAAATCCTGGTCAGTGAGCACACCCTCGATCAGGTGCGCGCCCACTTCACCTTCGAAGAGCTGCCGCCTACCCCGCTGAAGGGCAAGGAGAAACCTTTCCGCCTCTTCAACATCGTGGGGAGCGCAGCCAGCGCTCAAGTGCCCGCGTCCCTCGAGAGCAGCACCTGA
- the thrC gene encoding threonine synthase produces the protein MRFVGYHCDGCGRDLGPEEAVYRCPSCGENLSVRPDFASVTRAQIEASRDPSLWRYAPLLPVAVPGAESGPLASVGGTPLYDAPRAAARFGVARVSLKDEGRMPTGSLKDRASAVVVQRAREIGDVPIITASTGNAGVALAAMARAAGREAVILVPESAPPAKIAQLMIYGARLALVRGSYDDAFALSEVAARELGWYCRNTGQNPFTLEGKKTAAFEIAEQLGWQVPDRVFVSVGDGNIISAVHKGFRELLQLGWIERIPKLMGVQAAGSSPIYAAFASGSRAIEEVQAHTLADSISAGRPSDGRRALAAARDSGGAMLSVSDDAILSAIASLGRDAAVFAEPAAAAAYAGLERAASQGRLDESEHVLVLITGTGLKDVGAATRAAGAKPPIIEPELGALQRALEL, from the coding sequence ATGCGCTTCGTGGGCTACCACTGCGACGGCTGTGGGCGGGACTTGGGCCCCGAGGAGGCGGTCTACCGCTGCCCGAGCTGCGGCGAGAACCTCAGCGTCCGCCCCGACTTTGCCAGCGTGACGCGCGCGCAGATTGAAGCCAGCCGCGACCCCAGCCTGTGGCGCTATGCCCCGCTGTTGCCCGTCGCCGTGCCGGGCGCCGAGAGCGGTCCCCTGGCCAGCGTCGGCGGCACGCCCTTGTACGACGCGCCACGCGCTGCCGCACGCTTCGGCGTGGCCCGGGTGAGCCTCAAGGACGAAGGACGCATGCCGACGGGGTCGCTCAAGGATCGCGCCAGCGCCGTCGTCGTGCAACGCGCGCGAGAGATCGGCGACGTGCCGATCATCACCGCCTCCACGGGCAACGCGGGCGTAGCACTGGCGGCGATGGCGCGCGCCGCAGGGCGCGAGGCCGTCATCTTGGTCCCGGAAAGCGCGCCCCCCGCGAAGATCGCCCAACTGATGATCTACGGCGCTCGATTGGCGTTGGTGCGCGGCAGCTATGACGATGCCTTCGCGCTGAGCGAAGTCGCCGCGCGCGAACTCGGTTGGTACTGTCGCAACACGGGGCAGAACCCCTTCACTCTCGAGGGCAAGAAGACGGCGGCCTTCGAGATCGCCGAACAGCTGGGCTGGCAGGTGCCAGATCGCGTGTTCGTTTCCGTGGGCGACGGCAACATCATCAGCGCGGTGCACAAGGGGTTTCGCGAACTGCTTCAACTCGGTTGGATTGAGCGCATACCCAAGCTGATGGGCGTCCAGGCCGCGGGCTCTTCGCCGATCTACGCCGCCTTCGCTTCGGGTAGTCGCGCGATCGAGGAAGTCCAGGCTCACACCCTGGCGGACAGCATCTCCGCAGGCCGTCCCAGCGACGGGCGGCGCGCCCTCGCCGCCGCGCGCGACAGCGGCGGAGCCATGCTGAGCGTGAGCGACGACGCGATCTTGTCTGCGATCGCCAGCTTGGGTCGTGACGCTGCGGTGTTCGCCGAGCCCGCAGCGGCTGCGGCCTACGCGGGTCTGGAGCGGGCCGCATCGCAAGGGCGATTGGACGAGAGCGAGCACGTGCTGGTGCTGATCACCGGTACGGGCCTCAAGGATGTTGGCGCTGCGACGCGCGCCGCGGGCGCCAAGCCGCCCATCATCGAGCCAGAGCTGGGCGCACTGCAGCGCGCCCTCGAACTGTAA
- a CDS encoding pyridoxal-phosphate dependent enzyme: MIDLTIDEKGLSHAAARAKERNIRIPTLAQQANPTLVPESIRSSLRDIGLWDVNPTNLFRITWHNEPKEKGGLFGGVNYVELPPELTGVPARIIALVGKWFPTGAHKVGAAFGCLVPRLVTGQFDPTSQKAVWPSTGNYCRGGAYDSALLGCESIAILPEGMSQERFKWLESVAGEVIKTPGSESNVKEIFDKCWELRNSGQALMIFNQFEEFGNYLWHHEITGRAMAEVLEKELGPRGQYRGVALTTGSAGTIASGDYLKKLFPSSKIAASEAAECPTLLRNGFGEHRIEGIGDKHVPWIHNVKNTDLVMAIEDEACISALRLFNEPEGKRYLTSCGVKEALLNQLPLAGISSIANLLSAVKLAKWYELGPDDVVLTVWTDSVDMYRSRLSELSAERGDFSATDAAAAHARWMLGIGTDSMEELDYPSRKRVHNLKYYTWVEQQGKTYQEIQAQWRDDEYWNAIPKLAPQLDELITEFNARVDR; encoded by the coding sequence ATGATTGATCTGACGATTGACGAAAAGGGACTGAGCCACGCAGCCGCGCGCGCGAAGGAACGCAACATCCGCATCCCGACTCTGGCGCAGCAGGCGAACCCGACCCTCGTGCCCGAGTCGATCCGCAGCTCGCTGCGCGACATCGGCCTGTGGGACGTCAATCCCACGAACCTGTTTCGCATCACCTGGCACAACGAGCCGAAGGAAAAGGGCGGACTGTTCGGCGGCGTGAACTACGTGGAGCTGCCCCCGGAGCTCACGGGAGTGCCAGCACGCATCATCGCCCTGGTCGGCAAGTGGTTTCCGACGGGAGCTCACAAGGTCGGCGCCGCCTTCGGCTGCCTGGTGCCCCGCCTCGTCACGGGCCAGTTCGACCCCACCAGCCAGAAGGCCGTGTGGCCGTCCACGGGCAACTACTGCCGCGGCGGCGCCTACGATTCCGCTCTGCTCGGTTGCGAGTCGATCGCCATCCTGCCCGAGGGCATGAGCCAGGAGCGCTTCAAATGGCTGGAGAGCGTTGCCGGCGAGGTGATCAAGACACCGGGCTCCGAAAGCAACGTGAAGGAGATCTTCGACAAGTGCTGGGAGCTGCGCAACTCGGGTCAGGCGCTGATGATCTTCAACCAGTTCGAAGAGTTCGGGAACTACTTGTGGCACCACGAAATCACAGGCCGCGCCATGGCCGAGGTGCTGGAAAAGGAACTCGGCCCGCGCGGCCAGTATCGCGGTGTGGCCCTCACCACGGGTTCCGCGGGCACCATTGCCTCCGGAGACTACCTGAAGAAGCTCTTCCCGAGCAGCAAGATTGCCGCCAGCGAAGCCGCCGAGTGCCCGACGTTGCTGCGCAATGGCTTCGGTGAGCATCGCATCGAGGGCATTGGCGACAAGCACGTGCCCTGGATCCACAACGTGAAGAACACGGACCTGGTGATGGCCATCGAAGACGAAGCCTGCATCAGTGCGTTGCGTCTTTTCAATGAACCCGAGGGCAAGCGCTACCTGACGAGCTGCGGTGTGAAGGAAGCGCTATTGAATCAGCTGCCCTTGGCCGGCATATCCAGCATCGCCAACCTGCTGAGCGCCGTGAAGCTCGCCAAGTGGTACGAGCTCGGCCCCGATGACGTGGTGCTCACGGTGTGGACGGACTCCGTGGACATGTACCGCAGTCGCCTGAGTGAGCTCAGTGCAGAGCGGGGGGATTTCTCCGCTACCGACGCCGCCGCCGCCCACGCGCGCTGGATGCTGGGCATCGGCACGGACTCGATGGAAGAGCTCGACTACCCCTCACGCAAGCGCGTCCACAACTTGAAGTACTACACCTGGGTCGAACAGCAGGGAAAGACCTACCAAGAGATCCAAGCCCAGTGGCGCGACGACGAGTACTGGAACGCGATTCCAAAGCTAGCGCCCCAACTGGACGAACTGATCACCGAGTTCAACGCCCGCGTCGACCGCTGA
- a CDS encoding type II toxin-antitoxin system Phd/YefM family antitoxin — protein sequence MKTMPAGEFKAKCLSLMDEVNEQRSEIVITKRGRPVAKIVPAEGGPRDIFGCMQGTATLHGDIVAPAAALSDWEQQV from the coding sequence ATGAAGACGATGCCGGCGGGCGAATTCAAGGCGAAGTGCTTGAGTTTGATGGATGAAGTCAACGAGCAGCGAAGCGAGATCGTCATCACCAAGCGCGGTAGACCCGTGGCGAAAATCGTCCCCGCTGAGGGGGGACCTCGCGACATCTTCGGCTGCATGCAGGGGACGGCGACGCTGCATGGTGACATCGTCGCGCCGGCCGCGGCTCTCTCGGATTGGGAGCAGCAGGTTTGA
- a CDS encoding acetyl-CoA carboxylase carboxyltransferase subunit alpha has translation MAHVLPFERPVVELVSRVRELRDLATEDARLMAELRRLEDKAARVAREVFARLTPMQKVQLSRHPNRPYTQDYIQRLFGEFVELHGDRRFADDASIIAGLGSYHGRSVAVVGHQKGRNTKENMTRNFGMPNPEGYRKAMRVYELADRFGLPVITFIDTPGAFPGIEAEERGQSEAIAASLETMSRLGVPIITTIIGEGGSGGALALGVANRVLVLEFAYYSVISPEGCAAILWKDGALAPEAAEKLRITAPELLELGCVDWVVEEPAGGAHQDHEEAARRLDRSLYEALVSLDGMDDEELREDRYQRFRRLGAFMA, from the coding sequence ATGGCCCACGTGCTGCCCTTCGAACGCCCCGTCGTGGAGCTAGTCTCCCGCGTGCGCGAGCTGCGCGATCTGGCAACGGAAGACGCGCGGCTGATGGCAGAGCTGCGTCGGCTGGAAGACAAGGCGGCGCGGGTCGCTCGCGAGGTGTTTGCACGGCTGACGCCGATGCAGAAGGTGCAGCTGTCGCGCCATCCCAACCGCCCCTACACGCAAGACTACATTCAACGCTTGTTCGGCGAATTCGTGGAGCTTCATGGCGATCGTCGCTTCGCCGACGATGCATCCATCATTGCTGGCCTGGGCAGCTATCACGGGCGCAGCGTGGCGGTAGTGGGTCACCAGAAGGGTCGCAACACCAAAGAGAACATGACTCGTAACTTCGGGATGCCGAACCCCGAGGGTTACCGCAAAGCCATGCGCGTGTACGAGCTCGCGGATCGCTTCGGTCTGCCGGTGATTACCTTCATCGACACGCCCGGCGCCTTTCCCGGCATCGAGGCGGAAGAACGCGGGCAAAGCGAAGCCATTGCCGCGTCTCTGGAGACCATGAGTCGCTTGGGCGTGCCGATCATCACCACCATCATCGGTGAGGGTGGCTCCGGCGGCGCCTTGGCCCTCGGCGTCGCGAACCGCGTATTGGTGCTGGAGTTCGCCTACTACTCGGTGATCTCGCCAGAGGGGTGCGCCGCGATCTTGTGGAAGGACGGCGCACTGGCACCCGAGGCTGCGGAGAAACTACGCATCACGGCGCCCGAGTTGCTCGAGCTGGGCTGCGTCGACTGGGTGGTGGAAGAGCCAGCGGGTGGCGCGCACCAGGATCACGAAGAGGCCGCGCGTCGCTTGGATCGCTCCCTCTACGAAGCACTCGTCAGCTTGGACGGCATGGACGACGAGGAACTGCGCGAAGACCGTTATCAGCGCTTTCGTCGTCTGGGCGCCTTCATGGCGTGA